Proteins from one Sphaeramia orbicularis chromosome 17, fSphaOr1.1, whole genome shotgun sequence genomic window:
- the LOC115436729 gene encoding uncharacterized protein CXorf38 homolog, whose amino-acid sequence MVNDDLFRRLNNREYKNWMKAGRCLIILKENLAPFLNLQMSAFHRDLLNQNALLRKHCASSCRPIGNMCAVCSEWKTVILSHHRQPNTTVNWDNCVPSNWGTNHWELAKAFMPRGQAKVKAADQFDIAALLNLINYCDWFHSVDLKVVREVIRHRNDLMHSPDFHVKDEWMKHYTITLRNLLRQFRHVPQMATAEQQIDEMLAADWTIYVDGLDQMDSTNADMVEADSDGCHMITADLISQWERELLQERLEELLDDADDTKIPDDDQLKCLGGFLQDNRDLSEHFSTELQTINSLRKR is encoded by the exons ATGGTAAACGATGACCTGTTTCGCCGTCTCAATAACAGGGAGTATAAAAACTGGATGAAGGCAGGACGGTGTCTGATCATCCTGAAGGAGAACCTGGCTCCTTTCCTCAACCTCCAGATGAGCGCGTTCCACAGGGATCTGCTCAACCAAAATGCGCTTTTACGCAAACACTGTGCGTCTTCGTGCAGGCCGATCGGAAATATG TGCGCGGTGTGTTCTGAGTGGAAAACTGTGATCCTGTCGCACCACAGACAACCGAATACAACTGTCAACTGGGACAACTGTGTTCCGTCCAACTGGGGGACGAACCACTGGGAACTGGCCAAG GCTTTTATGCCACGAGGTCAAGCGAAGGTGAAAGCTGCAGATCAATTCGACATCGCCGCTCTGCTCAACCTCATCAACTACTGTGACTGGTTTCATTCCGTGGACCTAAAAGTTGTGCGAGAG gtgaTTAGACACAGGAACGACTTGATGCACTCTCCTGACTTCCATGTGAAGGACGAATGGATGAAACACTATACCATAACTCTGAGAAACCTGCTGCGTCAGTTCCGCCACGTCCCTCAGATGGCGACGGCTGAGCAGCAGATCGATGAG ATGCTGGCTGCTGATTGGACAATATACGTGGACGGTTTGGACCAAATGGATTCAACCAACGCAGACATGGTGGAGGCGGATTCTGACGGATGTCACATGATCACCGCTGACTTAATTAGCCAATGGGAAAGGGAGCTGCTACAGGAGAGACTGGAAGAGCTGCTGGATGATGCAGATGATACCAAGATACCA gATGATGATCAGTTGAAGTGTCTGGGCGGTTTCCTGCAGGACAACAGGGATTTAAGCGAGCACTTTTCAACAGAGCTACAAACCATCAACTCACTGAGGAAAAGATAA